From the uncultured Methanomethylovorans sp. genome, the window TAATGTCATTCCCACATACCATACATGCATTTTTGTGACTTAAATTGTGTATTTGGGTGTTTGCTGAGATAGAGATCCGTATTAATTTTAATTTTTTCTTCGAACGGGAGACCTGTTATTTTCAGGAATTGTGAATCGTATTGAACAGGTATCGTTGAGTTATTCCTGATAATACTAACTGTTTCATATTTAGTTGGGGCATGAGCTCAAAAATTAATTATGAAAGTAAGATAACAGAAACCATTGCTCATTTTTATCAGTAATAATTTCAACAAGTATATATACAATCCAATAACAATTCTATTTAATGGATAGTGTTAATTATAGGAGGTTTAGGCCATGGTGGAAATAGAGAAACTTTTGAAAGATAGCTGGGAAATCTTCCAGAAGAATATTGTTGCATTTATCGTTGGTACGCTCATAGCAGGTATAGGATCAATACTTATTGTAACCATTGCACCGTTGTTCTACGGCGTAGTGTATATGGCTGTGAAAGGAATAAAAGGCGAAAAGGTAGAAATTGCTGATGTCTTTGCAGGATTTAAAGTTTCTGGAGCCTTTGTACAGAGTTGGATAGTAGTAATCGTTTATCTGGTATTGATGATCGCTGGCTCCATGCTGTTGGGAAGAATTGGAGGCATTATTGGAATACTACTAATCTATGCTTTGCCATTGCTGGTAATGAGAGAATACAAAGGAGCAGATGCACTCAAAGAGAACTTTGAATTGATACAAAAATATCCCGCAGACACTGCAATTGTGTTCCTTATATTCTTTGCACTTAATTATATTGGCAGCCTTATTATCATTGGCGCACTTATCACGTTCCCGCTTAGTATGATCGGATATACCCTTACAGCAAAGCACCTCGCAGGCAACAGCCAACCAGCAGCTTACATAGAGGGATAAAACAGGTGCAATTGCACCTCCACCCTTTATTTATTTATTTATTTATTTATTTTTTCGAGAATACGTATAAATACAACCCAATAACAATTTTATTTAGTGAATAGTGTCATTTATAAGGAGGAGACATTATGGAGATAGAAGCACTCTTAAAAGATAGTTGGGAGATATTCCAAAATAATATGGTTGCTTATATTGTTGGTGCGCTTATAACAATTTTCGGATCGATTATTATTATAACATCTGCCCCATTAGCCTATGGCTTAACCTACATGGCAGCAAAGGGAGCGAGAGGAGAAACCGTAGAAATAGCTGATGTCTTTGCAGGATTTAAGCCCGATAAGTTCATACAGAGCTGGATATTGTTCCTGATAATAATGATACCCATATTTATAGGGTTCTTGCTCTTGGTTATTCCTGGCATAATAATAGGCATAGCTTTCAGTATCATTTTCCTGTATGCCCTGCCATTGATGGTGCTTAAGGACCTTGGAGCTGTAGATGCACTGAAAGAAAGCCTGGAAATAGCAAAGGCCAACCTACAAGACACTATAATACTGGTTGTAATAGTAATGATACTCAATGCAATCGGCAGTGCGATCTGGATCGGAACGATCCTTACGATGCCCTTTAGTGTGTTATTGCTTATCCTTGCACTTCCAAAGGTAACCAGTGCAACATCCACTTAAATATAACCATTACCTAACCTGTGGAATCATTCACAGGTTAGCTTCTTTTTGGTAACTTCACCCTGTCAAAAGGATTTTTATGCTCATGCGCTTTTAACTTAGACTGCAACACACGCGATAGTAAGAGATATATAATTATAATATAATAAAATACACTATGACAGAGGTCGAAAAGAAATTAGATGAAATGTTTTGTAGCTCTTGCGGACAAATAATAAAGAAAGAGGCAGAAATCTGCCCTAAATGCGGAGTAAGGCAAAATACAGCCCCTTCATCTTATAGAAAGAAGGACAAGACTACAGCCGGGATATTAGCGATTCTCCTTGGGGGAATCGGCGTACATAAATTTTATCTTGGAGAAATTGGACTGGGGATACTATACTTATGTTTCAGCTGGACATTTATACCCAGTATAGTCGGGTTTATTGAAGGTATAATTTATTTAACAAAATCTGACGAAGAGTTTGAAGCAAAGTACGGATAAAGAGATTGATTTTTTCAATAACACATGAACTCCAAACTGATCTTTAGTGAAACAAAGATAGCACTTAAAGAAACATCTAAGTACATACTATCACATCACCAACCCAACGAATATTACAAGTGCTATTCTTTGAGCGTACTGAATCAAAAAATCTATATTTGCTCAAGATGCTTTGGAATCTACGTGGGTATTCTTACTGGGATCATTATTTTCAACCCAGTTATCCAAAACTTAAGATATTACTATCTACTAATAGCAGTTCTGCCAATATTTACACTCATAGATTGGTCTATTTCTGCGTTTAAAATATATAGAAGCCACAATATTGTTCGAACAGGTTCTGGAGTTTTGTTAGGGATTAGTTATTCCAGTGGATTGATAATTCTTTTTAAGTCATTCCCAAATTACTATATAATAGGGATAGGTTTAGTATATACACTCATTGCATTGTTTCTGCTACAAAAACAAAGAGAGATGAACTGCAAATAATTACAGAGAACAAAAGTAGGTATAATAGCCTCAAATATTGTATATCTCTGAACTCTTTCTTACTTTTTCAATATCCCGATCGATAACAGAGAGTTTATTCTTGTCAACTTTGATCCCTGCAAGGTTTTCAATGAACCAGATAGATTTCACATGGTCATCAGGAGTCAGCTTCCAGTCGGGCTTCTCCATATAGAAATCGATGCCTTCAGCATATCTCATGAGTTCCATACGCACCTCTTCTGTGATCCAGCCAAGCTCCTCATAATAAGAGAGGATATCTGGAAGATTATTACGCCCAACGAGCTCCATAAGGAACTCAAGCCATTCCATACACAACTTAATACTTGTGGAATTTTTCATTATGCGTGTAAGTTGTATGCTCTGACCTGCCACTTTATAGCCGCTTGCCCCTATTTTTTTAAGCTCTCCCTCCACATACTTGGATAGCTCTGTCATTTCATCCCGAATCTCCTGCTGCGAAGCTGAAACGTTAGAAACATCAGTTGCAAGCGTTGAAATGTTTCCCGTCAGGTCTTGCACAGCTACAGACGTTTCAGCACCTGATTTCTCCATATTGGCAAATCTTGGAACCAGACTCTCCATCAACCCGATTTTACTTGACAGACCAGATAAACGATCGTCAGTTTCCTGAGATGTCTCCTGCATCTTCGAAACAAGAGCTGTATACGATTCCACAAGCTCAGATATATGCTGTTCAATACTGGAAAGACTTGACATGATATTCTTATTCTCAGACTGAACATGAGATACTTGTTGTTCGATTCCTGAAAGACGTGATTCCAGTTGCCCTACACGCTCATCCAGACCATCGAATTTCATACCTGTTGCTTTCAGCACATCATCAGAAGAGCTTTGCAGAAATTTCACCGAATCCCCAAGAGAAGTTACATTTCCTGAAAGCTCCTCAAACATACTAAAAACCTGAGAAACATTTCCTGTAGATAGTTCCAGCTTTTCTCTTACATCTTCTAGTTCTTTAGACATATACAAAACACTGCTATCCACATCATCAGAAGATACAGATTTCTGTTTAGGAACAGGATCGGGTTTATAAAGAGGACTCGATGGCCTCTGCTTCATGCTTGCAGGAAGAGAAGGCATTTCAGGGATTAAATTTTCCTGCTTTCCCACAAATTTAGGCTCATTCGTTGTGCTATTGATTTTCCCTTTAACATCTTCAAAGACATCCGTACGAGTGGAAGGAGACGTATGTAAGTTATTCTCTATCTTCAGTGCCTCAGGGAAATCAAACAATGGATTTTCTATTGGCGTTACCTTCACAAAGTCGTTGGACGCACTATCATTTGCATGAATATCCGCCGTACTACCTTTTGAAAATGGAGAAGGAGGCTGTAACAAATGATCCACACTATCATTAGGTGCAAAAGGAGATTTATCTGAAACTGAAATCGATTTATCAACTTTTGCTTTCTTTATTGTATTTTCATATCCCAAAGTGCCGAGTAACTGTAAAGAATCAGCATCTTCGTGATTATTGCCTTCTTTTATTCGCTCAAGTTTATCCATCAAGCTCTTACCTTTAGTAAGATTACGAAGATTGGACACAAGGGAGTTTGCCAACTCACTTATGCCTGCCACCAAGTTCCCGGACATTCCAGCCATCTTTCCACTGATACCTGTCTTTTTATCTTGTTCCCCAGTACCAGATACCGAAAGAGGACTGGCTGGGAAAGATGGCATAGCACCGGAAGGTGGAAATGGAGTAGGACCCGGAAAAACAGAACCCGCATCAAATGGATTGGTTTGACTTGCAAATGGATCAGTAGCAGAACTAACCTGACCATTACCAAAAGGATCCTGAGAAGCAGAAAAAGGTTCTGCAGAAGGAGAGGGTGAAAGGAGGGAAGAACTACCCGATACTGGAGAAGAGCCAGGTGCGGAGAACGGATCCTTAAACAAAGTGGACCCAGCAAATGGAGAGTTGCCTGGAGCATCAAAAGATGGCCCTCCCGGGAAAACGGGAGCTACACTGCCTGATGAGGTAGCTTCAAATGGATTACCAGGACCAGAAACTATGGCAGGAGGGATTGGAGACGTAGATGCCTGAATTGATGAGAATGGCAAAAACTGAACCGAAGCTGGAGTTATATTTTGAGGAGGGGGAGTCACGTCTCCTAAAACTTGAGTATTCTGGATAAAAGGAGAGGATATAGTGTTTTCAGCAGGTGCTGGAAATAAGGGCAAATTTGGTTTCTCTGATTCATTCAACATAGGACTGGGAGTAGAAAGCCCTGAAAGAAAAGGAGAAATAATAGCATTAGTTGTAGAAGGTACCGAATTTCCATCCTTGACACTGTCATCTGACACTGCCATTTCAAAAAGCGGCAATTGTTTTTTCTTAGCGTTCTGAGATTTAGATGAATCTTTTACATCAGCGGAGGGAGCCCCTGGCCCTGGAAATGTCACTTGTGGCCCCTGAGACAAAAAAGATGGCAAAGACTCTTGTTTTCCACCTATTACAGAGGAAGGATTCAGATTGGTTAGTGGTTTATGATTAGATTGGAGAGAATTAAGATCAGGCATTTCCATAGAAAACAAAGGTGGAGCCATATTGGAAGGTGGTTGAGAAGAGTTATTCTCCTGAGGAAGGGGAGAAATACTTGTCTCCTGAATTACTTCTCCTGAGAAAGCCTTTTGGAAAAGATCGGGGATAGGAGCACCAGCTGCAAAAGGAGGTGCACCTGCAGGAGTATTAGTATTTGGCTCTTGGCCCTTTTTCTGGCCTGGCTGTTCCCATGGTAATTTACTCATAGAGTCTCAACTTCAAATATCACTGAGTTCAAAGTAATTAGAGTAAATTATACATGTATTTATATAAAACTTATTGGTTGAACTTAGTAGCAATAAAGAAATAAAACAAAATATACACAAAAAAGACGATTTTAAGAACAGAAATGTTGAAGTAAAAGTTACATATTAAAAGCAGGCGCACATGAAATTTGAGGGAATGGACGAGAGATAAAGGATGAAATTTGTGCTAGAAATTCATGTTGTTGTTACTCTGTGCGCCTATTCTGTGCATACGCCATCAATATATATAAGGGTTTTGTAGTCGAGTATAAGTAAACTCAGGCAGCAGAGATCGGAAAATGAAATCTCATCATAATGATGAGAATGAGAACTGTGCAATTAGAGTTACACACAAAAAAAATAGAGAAATAGAAAGAGTTCTCACATACCGAACATATATTTCACAGTTCACAATCTGAATACTTTCGCCCCAGCTACAGAAGACGTTACCAGAACATCAATGTCCACTTTGCTTTCTTCAGCGAGCAGAGAATCATACTCAGCCCTTGTTTCAGGCTTTTCAGGCACAGCTGAACAGCATGTTACAGGCCTGATAGATACATCATAAGAACCTATCTTCCTTGCAAGATCTATTATATCAGACTTATCAAGTGCTATCAGTGGATGATAGAGAGGAATTGCAAGACCGTAAAGCTCAGCGTACATATTTGCAGATGTCTGGGAAGCTACCTGACCTAGAGAAGAACCAGTTATGACCCCTGTAGCACCTTCAAGTTTCATTATTTCATAAGCAACCCTGTACATAGTCCTTTTACACAATACACAGGTTTTATTCCGGGAACACTGCTCCACAAAAGCCTTCAGAGAGCATCCATGAGGAATTTCATATATTTTTAATGGACGACCGGGAGCCCATTGCTGCAACACATTTATACTATCCAGTGCACGCTGCCTTGTAGAATCATCTGCATAGGGTTCATTGCTACAATACACCGGAATAATCTCAACTCCCCTTTTCATCATGAGCCAAACAGCTACAGGAGAATCGATCCCACCTGATACCAAGGCAACCATTTTTCCCTGAGTCCCCAGTGGAAGACCACCCACACCTCTGAAATTTTCCGTAAAGACATAAGCCTCCTTCTGGCGAACCTCTACGAAGATCTCCTTATCCGGAGTTTTAAGATTCACTGCAGGAGTTTTACCTTCTAAAACTAAACGCTCCCACACAGCATCTCCGCATTTCATCCCTACATCTTGAGAAGAAAAAGCATGATTACCTGTCCTTCGAGCCCTTATGGCAAAAGAATCACCTTCATGAATAAATTCTGAACCAATATCAGCGCATTTCTTTGATATATCTTCAAGATTCGCATCAACAGCATTTGCAAATGACGCAGAGACTACACCAAAAACATCAGCAGCAGCATTGGCTGCCCTTTCATCGGAAGTACGGATAAATATTCTTCCCCATTCCCTGCTTAATCCTGAATACTCTACACTGCGCTGATTAAGCATTGCAGAGATATTGCGCATAAGGATCTTTTCATAGTGATTCCTTACGCCCGGACTTTTCAGCGCCAGCTCCCCATATCTAACAATTACTATGTCTTTCATCATTCCACTGTATCCTGATGAGTTTGATATAACTTATCTTTGAAAATGATATAGATTTCAGACGCCCATATATTCAACGCCTGATGACAAAGCCCGTGAATTCACCGGAAGGCTTTTTCCATTCGATCTCCAGAGAATCCACATGAGACATAGGCGGACCTACTCTGAGTTTTTGCACAAATAATTCCACAACCCCCTTAGACCCTTCGGCCAGCACCTGCACACAACCGTTAGGAAGATTACGGGTATAACCTCGGATACCAAGCTCTTGTGCAATATTCTTTGTGAACTGCCGGAAATAAACTCCCTGAACCCTTCCACATATATGGACCTCGATAAGTACGTGCCCATTTTCCATGGAAGAGTATTCAGGAATACCAGCTTATATGAACTTTGGTCTCAAGGACAACATCTTTGCCAGAGGCAAACCTCTGTATGGCAAGCCAGCAATTTCTGCCTGTATGCGGGCATTTAGTTCCTCAAGTGACATCTCCACAGTCTTAGGACGATTGGACTGAGATTCAGCACGTACTGTTACATTAATCTTGCCAGTCTCGACTTCCTTGTCCCCGATAACTACTACATAAGGTACCCATTCGCGTCCCGCTTCACGTATACGCTTACCTACAGTGTCTTCCCGGTCATCGATATCCACACGACAGTTCAACTTTTCAGAGACCTGCTTTGAAAACTCTAAATGTTTTTCAGATACAGGAAGCACTCTTACCTGAGTTGGAGAAAGCCATACCGGAAGCATAGGAACCTTACCACGTTCAGCCCTCATAGCCTCTTTTTCCAGCAAGCCGTAAATACAGCGCTCGATAGCTCCACTTGGAGAGCAATGGAGGATGGTCGGACGTTTTTCTTCACCAGTAACATCAATATATTTTATGTCATATCTTTCAGCATTCTCTACATCTATCTGCACTGTGGAAAGAGCACTTGCCTTTGCCAGAGCATCCACAAAGTTAAACTCGAACTTAAGAACGAAATAGAAGAACCTTGTGTCCCACATCTCTACAAGCACCGGCTTGTTCACAGTACGGGCAAGGTTAGTGATGAAGTCCTTATTCTCCTCGTAGAAATCCCTTGTGAACCTGATGGCAACCTCGAAGTCATCAACTTTGATACCTACCTGGTCCAAAATGCGGATACACATATTATACTGTTCTTCGAACTGAGCAACAGCCTGGCTCATGTCATGACAAAGAGTGTGCATATCAGGCATAGTGAATGCCCTCAGGCGACGCAGACCCACAAGCTCTCCCCTCTGCTCCTTACGGAAACTGTAACGAGTTAGCTCGATCATCTTCAGAGGCAGGTTCTTGTAAGACATAGTCATATCATGATTGATAAGGAATTGACCGAAACATGCAGCAAACCTCAGGAAAAGCTGCCTTTTATCGGATTCTATGGAGTACTGCCTTGCCGGGAACCTGTCAAGATATTTCTTGAGGGTTGGATGATTCATATCATACATCAAAGGAGTTTCAACTTCCATAGCCCCCACCTTGAGTGACTCCTCAACTACGTAATTTTCCAGTAAGGACTTGATAAGCCTGCCTTTGGGATAAAAACGCATGTTACCGGAATCTGATCCTGGCTCATAATCGGCTATTTCCAACCTGCGCATAAGCTCAACATGAGGTGGTGCCTTTTCAACTTCTCTTTTCTTGGAGATCTCATAATCCACGAACTTACCAAGGTTCTCATGAACTTTGAAATCAAAACCATCCATTTCGTGAAGCTCGCCATCGGGAGTCAGTATACGCCAGTATGATTTGGCAGTGCTCTCGGCTTTCAGGGCCTCAGAGATCACTTCAGGCTTTCCTTCAAGAGCACAGACAACATTAACACCATCTTTGTTCTCCGGAGATATTGAACGAGAAAGCTCAGACAGCGGATGACCTTTGCAACTGATCTTGAAAGCTTTGTACCAGCCAAATGGAGCTCTTTTTACAGTGTACTTTCCAGAGAGTTCTTTTTCCATGGCTGTAAGCACATAAACTGCAACTTTCGGAGAAGATAGATTTGAACTTAGATGAGCATAAGGGTAAAGCATAACGTTGTTAGTTTTTACCTGCCCTATAACCTTCTCTATCTCGGAGATACCTTTTTGGACCACTTCATCGGGGTTCACCTCATCGGTCTTCTCTACGGCTATGAAAACTGTGAGAGCATCCTCTAGCCTGCCAGATTTCATTGGATCTTCGATCTTCTCTGCCACCGGGGTGCTTTTTTTGACCTCGTATTCGATATAATCAGAATGGATGAGCAATAGCTGCATGATTTCACCTGAAAAATTACCTGTAGACTTAGATTAAACAATCCTTATAAACCTTTTTAACGGCAAAAAGTTGTGATACACTTAACCGTCCAAAAAAGACGTTATTCATGCAGAAGTATCAGTTTTTTTCGTTTCACCATAAACAGGAGTTCCCATATGAACTCTGTAGGCAGATATCAAGCAAGCCAAGATGATAGGTGCCAAAAAGAACCCGGAAATGCCCCCTACAAAAGCACCACCTAAGAAAGAAAGCATTATTAGTAGAGGATGCACACGCGAATGCATGCTTGCAAGGTACGGCCGGAGTATAAATTCGGGTGGCAGGTAAATTACAATGGAAGCAACAATAAAGAATAATAAAGCTGACTCAAGTCCCATCTGGAAATAGCGGATTATTGCAAGAGCAATGAGAACGGTATAACCCGCAAATAGAGGAACTATAGATGCAATGAATATTAAAGTTGCAAGAGCCAGGATATGGGAAAAGCCAAACAAATAAAATACAATCAGGGAAGTTACACTTACAAATAAAGCAGCATAAGCATTGCCAATGAACACACCTTTGAGTATCAGGTCAAGGTGTTTTATATATTCTGCAACCCACGGCCTGTTGTCCACTGGCATGAAAGACACTATATTTTTGTAGACCTTGTAGCCGTCAGCCAGAAGGAAGTAACAGACCAACACAGATATGACCAGATTGAGAATGAACATTAAAATGCTCTTTGCATATGATAGCAAACCAAACCCACTCAGTAAAGGGAGGATGGAGGTAGACGTATCCCATATAAATTGCCGGATTGGCTCATTATATTGAGGTGGTACATCTACAGATGCAATAAAATCAAATAGATTATTAATGAATAAACCCTGGTTTTCAAATATCCAGCTCATTAACCTTGTTATCTCAAATATGCCGGAACCAATGATCAAGACTACTGGCATTACAATAATAAGAGTGGCTAACAGCGCACCTAGACGTTGATAGCGATGTAACTTAAGATATATTGGCCTTGCTATATATGCTAGAACTAAACCCAGTACTATACCATCCGCAAGAGGGAGGAAAATAGAAGCAAGTATCAGTGAAAGCAGTATAATGATCAAAACGACAGCTATCTTTAATCTGGAAGATATAAGCACAGAAATACCATCTAATTGACCTAACTGCATGTACACACGTCGTATATTTTTTATTTTGTAACAGTTATATAATTAATATAAAAGTATTAAAGCTTCACCCATATATTAGTGGTCCTGCCTAAGCCACGGTAGATTACGGGGAGCGTATTTCAAAACCACACATGATTCAATGCACTTGCCACACCTGATACAAGCATTGCTGATAAAAAGACCTCGCATATCGTCAATTTCAATAGCATTCACAGGGCAGACCCCCTGGCAGATGCCACACCTTGTACACATGCACACCCTCATAAGCTGTAGTGTGACCTGCCTGAATACTTCAGTGGCCTTTTCCCTGCTATCGGCAGTGACCAAGAGGTTACCCGAAGAGAAGAACTTAACAGTTGCACCATCTACTCTTACAAGCAGCATTCCCATGCTTTCAGCGGCCTTTATGTCCCCTATAATATATAGAACATCTGCTGCATCCTGCAGAGAAATGCCTCCTATCTTGGCCTCAACGGTAAAACCTCCACCTGTGCATGGAGATGCACCACTTACAGAGTCTACACTAAAACTTTCATTAGCTGCTGAAAGATCATACCTGATCCCAAGTTCTTCTGCAAGCTTGATCATCTTGGGAGGCAGTTCTTTCCAGCGCCACAAACCATGTTCAACGAATGATTCCGAAAGTCCCTTTTTGTTAGCCCATGCCAGCAGATATCCATGCCAGCGTGCATGCAGATCAGGATGCAACTTGGAAAAAATCTGGTATTCTGCAGACAGAGAGGCGGGACATAGATAGCATCCCACCCTTTCAAATCCCATGTCATAAAGCGGGTTATATTCAAGATTCTTTCCATATATGTAAAGCCATACTTCAATAGCCCTCCAGTCCCGGATGGGAAAAATATTGAGCTGCGTGGGCACAAATGGATTTCTTTCACTGGCAGAAATAGAAGCCCTTGAAAATGACTCGTATTTCCTTTTACCATCCACTGTAAGGCATACTTCCCCTTCACTTGTTGATCCATCAATAACCCTGTTTGCAGGCGCTAATTTACAGACCTTGCAACACCAGCGCATGTCCTTTGCAGGAGGACCGAACCGTTTGAGATTCTCCCAGAAAGCAGCATCTGCAGCCGATTCTTTTAACTCTATGCCATAACTGGAACAAAAATTCCGTGCATATTCCACGGTTTCCGGGAATTCAATACCGGTGTTAAGGAAAAAGGCTCTAACATGTCTTTTTTTAAGAGTGCTGACAGTAATATCAAGCACCACCAGGCTATCCTTCCCACCACTGAAAGACACATGCACAGGCAGATCTTTGTATTCCTTGCGGTTGACAATACCTTTGATAACATTAGCAGCGTCCCTGGAAATCTTTTCCATGTGACTTGAGTTTGCTTTGATCACATCTTGCATGGAAGATATACGAGAATTAAGAGAAACGAAGTTACCATCAAGCTTTCTGACACGTAATACGATATCTTCTGGGCTTTCAAAGTGCATAGAATCAGAAAGAGATATACCAAAACCTATGAGATTTCTACATTTGATAAGGACAGTGTCCCCTTTATTGATATCTTCTGTGAATTTAAGAAGCTGGTCAGCTTTTATCTTTTTGCCGCTTAGGTGACTGGAAGCTTTCTTGAGTTCAACGGTTTTGTTTGTGGTATGCGCTGCCAGGACCTTTGCACCGTCAACAGACAGGTCAAAAACATAAT encodes:
- a CDS encoding phosphoadenosine phosphosulfate reductase family protein, translating into MKPQNRSFSSNRNSSLGKPANARVQKSPSRSWKQHSVNLQHHLFWCHHCNVPLLNSTCDLCKSQGSHFNLSPPGDIRFCSPYEKEVLKNLLLMAFACDPIGDRIILLNKTSGDDRTDEVIVDGLHFGVLRFDMRTLDYVFDLSVDGAKVLAAHTTNKTVELKKASSHLSGKKIKADQLLKFTEDINKGDTVLIKCRNLIGFGISLSDSMHFESPEDIVLRVRKLDGNFVSLNSRISSMQDVIKANSSHMEKISRDAANVIKGIVNRKEYKDLPVHVSFSGGKDSLVVLDITVSTLKKRHVRAFFLNTGIEFPETVEYARNFCSSYGIELKESAADAAFWENLKRFGPPAKDMRWCCKVCKLAPANRVIDGSTSEGEVCLTVDGKRKYESFSRASISASERNPFVPTQLNIFPIRDWRAIEVWLYIYGKNLEYNPLYDMGFERVGCYLCPASLSAEYQIFSKLHPDLHARWHGYLLAWANKKGLSESFVEHGLWRWKELPPKMIKLAEELGIRYDLSAANESFSVDSVSGASPCTGGGFTVEAKIGGISLQDAADVLYIIGDIKAAESMGMLLVRVDGATVKFFSSGNLLVTADSREKATEVFRQVTLQLMRVCMCTRCGICQGVCPVNAIEIDDMRGLFISNACIRCGKCIESCVVLKYAPRNLPWLRQDH